From a region of the Ovis aries strain OAR_USU_Benz2616 breed Rambouillet chromosome 2, ARS-UI_Ramb_v3.0, whole genome shotgun sequence genome:
- the C2H2orf66 gene encoding uncharacterized protein C2orf66 homolog, producing MFPLSFFYFCPPFSSLLFFFSSVTPSLVIDISLILPFTQLPSIMPKAFLLLAGALVLPGLVQGVMLGNEEKWKPLNIPRNRDLFFRTLQAYFKGRGLDLGRFSDTFSMNENPRPLSFQSELIASALADYEEQKNSLSNYLKG from the exons atgtttcctctttcttttttctacttctgccctcccttctcctcccttctctttttcttttcttcagttacTCCCTCTCTGGTCATCGACATTTCCTTGATCCTTCCTTTCACTCAGCTTCCTTCCATCATGCCCAAAGCATTCCTGCTGCTGGCTGGTGCCCTGGTGCTACCTGGGCTTGTGCAAGGAGTCATGCtgggaaatgaagaaaaatggaagCCCCTCAACATTCCTAGAAACCGAGATCTG ttTTTTAGAACTCTTCAGGCATATTTTAAAGGAAGAGGTCTTGACCTTGGGAGGTTTTCAGATACTTTCTCCATGAACGAGAATCCCAGGCCTCTCTCTTTCCAGTCAGAACTTATTGCTTCTGCATTAGCAGATTATGAAGAACAGAAAAACTCCCTCTCCAATTACCTCAAAGGCTGA